The Amycolatopsis umgeniensis DNA segment CTCCGAACGCGGCATCCGGGACACCCCGGTCGAGCTGATCTGCGAGCGCGCCGGCTTCACCCGCGGCGCCTTCTACTCGAACTTCAGCTCGAAGGAGGATCTCTTCCTGGCCCTGTTCCAAGAAGAGACCTCGGTCCGGCTCGAGCGATTCCGCGAGGCCACCGAAAGCGTGCTCGGCGAGTTCGTGGTCCACGTGGACGACGACCTCTCCCCCACCCTCGGGCGGATCGCCGACCTGTTCATGGTCGCGCTCAGCGCGGACAAGAACTGGTACCTGCTGTGCGCGGAATTCCGCACGCAGGGACTGCGGCAGCCGGAGATCCGCGACCGGATCGCCGCCGCGTTCCGCTACTTCCACACCGAACTGGGCAAGGTACTGGTCGGCGCGCTCGACCGGATCGGCCGGGAACTGACGATCTCGGCGGACGACGCGGTACTCGTCCTGGTCGCCCTGTACGAGCAGGGGTTGCAGAACTACCTGTTGGAAGGCACCGAACTGCCCGGCGACGGACGATTCGTGAGCGAACTGATCCCGAAGGTGATGGCCTCCCTCATCATCCCGGCGACCTGAGCCGTCAACACGGTGGCGGAAGCCAGCCCGGAGTGGTGACGACCTTCTCGGGCGCCACGGTCATCTGCGAAGTCTTCGACCCGTAGCCGAATCCGACGAGTCCGCCGGGGCAGACCCGAACCGCGGCGGGCCCGCCCTGAGTCCGGGATTCCCGCCAGGCGACGGGATCCAGTCCGACCCGCCACACCTTCCAGAACGGCGCCCCGTCCCGATGACCGGTACAGGAGTCGTCCGCGGGCAAGCCTTCGACGCGGCAGACGTAGCCGGAATCCCCGTACGGCCCGGTTCCGCTCCCCAGCCGCACCGCGAGCCCGGAGTGTTCGAGCGCGGTCCGCGCGTCACCGGGTGAGCCGGACACGCAGCGCACGAGCACTTCCGTCTCCCTGCTCACCGCGACGGTCACCCCTTCCGCTCCGTCACAGGCGCCGGTTCGCGAAACCGGGTCCACGGCGGGAAAAAGGGCCACCAGGCTGAGGAGTACAGACAAGATCGACACGTTCGGATACTACGGGTGCCCACCCGGCTGCGCACAGTGAATCTTTCGCGGACGGCCGACACAAATCACGCTCCGTTTCGCACGAAAGGAGAGAATATGTCGGAAATTGCCCCACTCAGGGGGCTTGCGCAATTTCCAGCGCAGGAAAAAGATGTGTTCTTCTCTCGCGCGCCCACCCCTTTGGCGCGGTCCTCGAAAGGTTCAGAGCGTGACACACAGGCGCCTTACCGCATTCGTCGTTCCCCTCGCCCTCGCCGGATTCCTGCTGACCGCGGGCGGCACCGCCCAGTCGCGGCAACCGGCACAGAGCCCTGTCGACATCTCACTCGGCGCGATCCGGTTCGATCCCACCCTGCCGAAGCTGAACGTCTCCTACGGCCATTCGGATCTGGACCTGGAATACGTCCGAAAGGACGCATCGGACGCCAACGGGTGCGGTACGAGAAATCACGAAGAAACCGAGGAGGCCGTGGTCAGACCCGGCTCCGGGCACGTCACGCTCGCCGGGGTCCGCTACGAACTCGAACAGTTCCATTTCCACACCCCGTCCGAGCATCGCTTCCAGGGTCGGACCGATCCGCTGGAAATGCATTTCGTGCACCGCAGCGCCGCCGGGAAACTGCTGGTGATCGGCGTCCCGCTGCGCTCGGGCGCCGCGTCGCCGGTGGATCGCGTCCTGGCGAAGCTCGCGCCGGAATGCGGCGAGACGGTGGCGCTGGCGGACTTCGACCTCGACACGCTCCTGCCCCGCGACCGCGGCACGCTCCGGTACGACGGCTCGCTCACCACGGCCCCGTTCATCGAAGGCGTGCAGTGGTTCCTGATGTCCGAGCGGACCGTCTCGCCCGCGACGATCGCGCGGTTCCAGGGCCTGTTCGGCGGCGGCAACGCCCGCGCGCCGCAGCCGCTCAACGGACGGCACCTCACCGCGGTGCCGCAGATTTGAGGCGACCGAAGCGGCCCTTCGCCTGCCGTGCCGGCCGGCCCCCTTTTTAAAGCACCGCAAGCGTTTCATCGGGATTTCATGGCGCCGCCCTACGGTTCCGGGCACGGATCCGCACCGGCGGACCGGAGGCCACGAGGAGACGTGCATGAGCCCGGCGAGCCGGACCCCGTACAACATGGTGATGCCCAGGGACGACCGGCCGAGCCCCGGAGAACGGGCCGGGGTCTTCGGGCCGGGCTGGAGCTGGGTCGCGTTCTCCACGCCGTGGGCCGACGGCCGACCGTCGCCCCGGTACCGGTGGACGCTGTTCGAGACAGCCGCCCAGGCCGTCGACGACCTCCGTCGCTGTCTCGACGACGGCAACGTCGGCAGGCGCGGTGCCCTGTGCTCGTCCGTGCTCCGGAAGCGCGGGGCACCGCGGGAACTGGTGCTGTGCGACGCCGCGGACTGGGCGTGCGTCGTCCACAAGGTCCGCGCCGGGGTCCATGTGACCGACGCCGGTGACGCCTATTTCGCGCGGTGGCGGAAGAGCATGGCGGGGCACCGCTTCACGATCATCAACGCCGGTGGGCCGACTGTCTGGTGAGGTCCAGGCCTTCCAGCGCGAGCGACCGTTGCAGGGAATCACCGTCGGGTCCGATGGTGGTCAGCACCCATTCGAAATGCTCGCGGGCGGCCGCCGGGTCGCCCGCGGCGAGATGGGTGCGGCCGAGCCGGTTGCGGATCTCCGACTCCATCCCGATGATGGTCTCCTCGGTGACCGCCGTCAGCGCCCGCCGCTGGAGTTCGAACGCCTCGCCGAGGTTCCCGAGTTCCAGTTCCGCGGCGCCGAGCCGAGCCAGGCTGGTCGCGATCAGCAGGCCGTCCGTGGTCTCCTCGGCGAGTTCGACCGAACGCCGGAGGTCCAGCACGGCCTCGGCGAACCTGCCGGTTTCGAGGCGGACGGTGCCGCTGTGGCACAGCACCCTCGCCAGCATCCCGGGGCTGCCGATCTCCTCGCTCAGGTCACGGGCGCGGCCGAGGTGGACGAGCGCTTCGTCGTGCTCGCCCCGCAGATAGGCGAGATATCCGAGCGCGGACAACGTCCGTTCGGCGAGCCAGCCGTCCCCCACTTCCTCGGCCATGATCATCACCCGCCGCATGCCGGGGATCGCGAGATCGTGCCGCCCCGCGATCAGATCGGCCATGGTGAGCCCGCCCAGCGCCCGCGCCTCCACTCCGCGGTCGCCGGACGCCTGACCCGCCCGCAGCGCTTCGTCGAACCAGCCGCGCGCCCGGTCCAGTTGCCCCTGCATGGCATAGGCGTAGCCGAGGCAGAACCGCAGCGACGAGACCAAGCGCTCGTCTTCGGCCCGTTCGGCCAGCGGCAGCGCGATCTGCAGTGCCGTCCGGGATTCGTGGTACCGCTGCTGGCGCGCGAGATAGTCGACCAGCCCCTCGGCGATCGAGCACGCGAGGCCGTCCAGCCCGGCCTCAGCCGCTTGAGTGACGACCTCGGGCAGGTCACCGACGGCGTCCAGCCACGCGGACGCGTCACGTTGCCCGGTGAAAGGTCCATCGCCGGATTCGAGCGGGAACCGCGCGACACCCCATTCGCTCGCCCGGCGAGCGGCGCCGAGATACAGACCGTACACCCGTTTTCGGGCCTCTTCGACGACCTCACCGGGCAGTTCCCCGGCGAGCCGTCGTGCGTAGACCCCCACCAGATCGTGCAGCCGGTAGCGGCCGCTCGCCGGTTCCTGCACGAGGCTCGCGTCGACGAGGCTTTCCAGCTGACGCTCGGCCTCGGCGGGCGAACAGTCCAGCAGTGCGGCGACCGAAAGCCGGTCGAATTCGGGCGTCGGGGTCAGGCCGAGCACGCCGAAAGCGCGTTGCTCGGCGGGCCGCAGTTGCTCGTACGACAGGCGCAGCGCCACCTCGACGCTGCGGTCCTCGGCGGTCAGTTCGCCGAGGCGCCGCTCGTCGTCCGACATCCGGTCCACCAGATCCTTGAACGTCCACATCGGACGGTTCTGCAACCGGGCGCCCGCGATCCGCAACGCGAGCGGCAGCCTGCCGCACAGTCCGGCGAGCGCGCGCACGGCGAACCGTTCACCCTCGGCCCTCGGCGCCCCCACGATGCGGCCGAGCAGCCGTTCCGCGGCCTCGAGTCCCAGCGCGCCGAGGGAAACGCGGCGATCGGCGTCCAAACCGGACAGTCGACGGCGGCTGGTCACCAGCACACGGCTGCCCGGCCCGGACGGGAGCAGGGGCCGCACCTGGCCGGCGGACTCCGCGTTGTCGAGTACCAGCAGCAACCGCAGATGCACTGTCGCCGCCCGCCACGACGCGGCCAGTTCGTCGAGATCGTCCGGCATGGCGCCGTCTTCGACACCGACAGCGCGCAGCAGGCGCCTGAGAGCGCGCTCCGGCGTCACCGGCTCGCGACCTTCGGTGTACCCGTGCAGATCCACGAACAGCGCACCGTCCGGATAGGACTCGCGGAGCCGGTGGGCCGCGCGCACCGCGAGCGTCGTCTTGCCCGCGCCCGGCACGCCGTCGACGGCGTCGACCGTGACCGCCTCCGGGTCGCCGTCCTCGACGAGCAGCGCGAATTCCCGTTCCCTGCCGACGAGTTCGCCGTTGGTGGCGGGCAGCTCGTTGCGGATCCGGCGCGGCGTCTCCTTGCGCTGGGAGACACCGAGCAGCGCGTCGTCCCCGCGCAGCACCGCTTCCTGTACCTGCCGCAGTTCCTCGCCCGGCTCGACACCGAGTTGCTCCACCAGCCGCTCGCGGACGTCGGTGAACACCTCCAGCGCCTCCGCCTGACGCCCGCCGCCGTAGAGCGCCCGCATCAGCAACGCGGCCAGCGGCTCGCTCGGCGGGTCCGCGGACACCAGCGCCGACAGTTCGCCGATCACCTCGTCGAAGCGGCCGAGTTTCAGCTGTGCGCGCAGTTTCCGGCGCAGCAGCAGGAGCCTGCGTTCCTCCAGCCGTCGCCGCTCGCCCTGGACGAACGCGCCGGGCAGTCCCGTCAGTGGCTCGCCGTGGAACAGCCCGAGCGCGTCGGCGAAGGTGTCCACCGCGGTGATGAAGTCGCCCGTCTCCTCGGCGGCGGCCGCGACGACCGCGATCTCCTCCAGCCGCGCCACGTCCAGCCGCACCCCGCCACTGGCGAAGCGGTAGCCGCCCCGGTCGGACACGATCACCGAGTCCCGCGGCTTCTGCCCGGAGGTGTCCAGGCAATCCCGCAGCCGCCGGACGTACACCGGCAGCACATTCGACTCCGGCGGCCGTTCCCAGAGCCCGTCGGTGAGTTCGTGGTGGCTGACGGTCACGTCCGGGCGCAGCAGCAGCGCGGCCAGCACGGCCTGCTGCCGGACCGGACCGAGGTCCAGTCTCGTCTCCCCTTGCCAGGCCCGCAACGGGCCGAGCACCTCGAAGCGAAGCCGCGAGTCCTGCATGATCCCCCCTTCGTTTCGCATGGCTAGCCCGGCACCACGATCCCGTGGTCGAACGCGTAGACGATCGCCGCCGCGCGGTCCCGCAGCTGGAGCTTGGTGAAGATCCGGCCGATGTGGCTTTTCACGGTCACCTCCGAAATCACGAGTGTCGCGGCGATCTCCGCGTTGGTCAGCCCGCGTCCGATCGCCCGGAGCACGTCCTGTTCCCTCGGTGTCAGCAGTTCGAGGGGACGTCCGCCGCTGCCGTTCCCGGCGGCCTGCCGGTACGCGGCGAGCACGCGGCCGGTGACCCCGGGGTCGAGCCAGGCGTCGCCCCCGGCGACCGCTCGCACGGCCCGGATCAGGTCTTCGGCGGGGGAATCCTTGAGGACGTAGCCCGCGGCACCCGCCCGCAGCGCGTCCGCCAAGAGGTTGTCGTCGTCGAAGGTGGTCAGCGCGAGCACCGGCGGATGACCACCGGACCGCCGCAACCTGCTTGTCGCCTCGACGCCGCCGACGTTCTTCATCCGCAGGTCCATCACGACGACGTCGACCTCGCCTCCGGCCAGCGCCGCGGGCACTTCCGCGCCGTCGCCGCATTCCCCCGCGATGACGAATCCGTCGCGGCGCCGCAGGATGCGCCGCAGCCCGGAGCGGACGAGCTCCTGATCGTCGACCAGCAGCACGCGGATCTCGGCGGCGGTCACGGTTTGGCTCCCGGCACGGTGACCTCCACGATCCACTGCCTGCCGTTGGGCCCGGCGCTGAGGTCGGCGCCGAGCTGGGCCGCGCGCACGGCCATCCCCGCCAGTCCAGATCCGTCCTCGGACGTGCGACGGGCACCGGCGGGAAGGGTGTTGCTGACGATGAGCTTCGCGCCCGAGCGGCCGGCGTCCAGCCGGACCTCCGCTGTCGCGCCGGGGGCGTGTTTGACGACGTTGACGAGTGATTCCTGCACGATCCGGTAGAGGCCCAATCCTTCCGAGGCGCCTACCCGGCCGAGGTCGCCTTCCTGTGTATAGCGCACCGCCAGACCGGCGACCCGGGTGCGTTCCACCAGCGTCGCGATGTCCTCCACCCCCGGCAGCGGGGTGTTGCCCGACGGGGTGTCGGCGAGCAGGCCGACCGTGCGGCGGATGTCGGCCATCGCGGCGCGCCCCACCTGCTCGGCCTCGGTGAGCGCCTCGATCGCCTCGTCGACGTCGCGATCCTGCTGCAACGCGCGCCGGGCCCCGGTCAGGTGCAGCAGCGTGATGCTGAGCGAATGGCCGACGACGTCGTGCACCTCGCGCGCGATCCGCTGGCGTTCGGCCAGCAGGGCCTTGTCACGGGAAGCGTCACGGTTGACGCGTTCGGCGTCCAGCACCCTGGTGTACCAGCGGACCATGAGCCCGCCGCTGAGACCGAGCAGGATCGCGACCATGTACACCGGCCCGCCGATCAGCCCACCCCAGATCCCCGCGACGACCAGGACCAGTTCACCCGTGACGGTGACGATCGCGATCCCCCACGTCGTCCGCAGGACACTGCCCGCTTCGGTGGCCGCGACCAGCAGCAGCAACGGCGCGAAATCCGGGAGCACGGGCTCGATGAGCAGGACGACGGTGGCGGCGATCAGCGCCGTCATCCGCACCCACGGCATGATCCAGTCGGTGATCGTCCAGATCAGCGACGGCGCGATCACGATCAGCCCGGCCAGCGCGATCGGCTCGGGCGGCAGCAGGGCGTCCCGTTGCACCAGCGCGACCGCCGTGAACACGAAGCTCACCGCGCTCGCGCACAACGCCCCCCACCAGGGCAGGCTCAGTCCGGCCCGGGTGAGACTGACCTGCACCCGTGCCCGGAACCGGTCCACCAAGATCTCCAGCACGGGCATCAGCCTAGGAAGTGCCGGGAAGCGCGTCATCGTGCGGCGGGCGGCACCCGTCTCCGCCCACGGTAGGAGGCCGGACGAGCACGGGCGGATGAAATCCGGATGAAACGCGAGCCGCTCATTCCTGGCTGAGCGCGACCCACTTCAGCTTCTCCTGTTCTCGTTTCGGCAGGCCCGCGACGACGAGGTCGTACGAGTCCTCGATCAGCTCACGGACGAAGCCGTCGGTCAGCGAACCGTCCAGCTGGACGGTGTTCCAGTGCTGCTTGTTCATGTGGTACCCGGGGATGATCGCCGGATGTTCGGCGCGCAACCGGACAGCGAGGTCGGGCTCGCATTTGAGGTTGATCCGCAGCGGTTTCGCCTTGAGCGGGCTGAGCGCGAACATCTTGCCCGAGACCTTGAACACGCTGGAGTGCTCGTCGAACGGGAACTCCTCACAGGCACCTGGGAAGCTGAGACAGAGCTTCCGGAGAGCGGCAGGGGTCATGGCGTTCAGCCTAAGCGGCCCCACCGACAGAAACCTGTCCTGTCCAGCGCATTGACCGTCTGTCGGTGATTCACTGACGATGGGTGGAGCCGACTGGGTGGAGGCGAGACCAACATGCGCGTGAAGCATCTCGTGGTGGCGGGAATCCTGCTGCTGGGTGTCGTACCGGGAGCCGCCGCGGCGACTCCCGTGAGCCAAGGCCAAGCGGAAAGCGCCGCCACGAACGGCTGGGTCGGCACCTGGGCGGCGGCGCCCGCGGCCGGGGTGGCCGGGACCGACAACGGCTACCCGAACTTCTCGATCCGCAACATCGTGCACACCAGCGCCGGCGGGCACGAGGTGCGCGTGCGGCTGTCCAACGCCTTCGGCCGGACGCCGGTGCTGTTCGGCCGGGTGACCGTCGCGGTCGCCGCCGGCCCCGACACGCCGCAGGCGGTCCCCGGCACGATGCGCACGCTGACCTTCGGCGGCGACAGCGAGGTCACCGTTCCGCCCGGCGCCGACATCGTCAGCGACGGCGCGGCGCTCACCGTGCCGAGGGACGGCGACCTCCTGGTGACCACGTACACCCCGACGCCGTCCGGCCCGGTCACGTACCACCCGCTGGCCATGCAGAACTCGTACTTCACCCGGAACGGCGACAAGGCCGCCGACGAGTCGGCCGCGGCGTTCCCGGAGAAGACCGCCGTCTGGCATTACGTGTCCGGAGTGGACGTGCGGGGCGCGGGGCTGCGGGGCAGTGTCGTGGCGATCGGCGACTCGATCACCGACGGGGCGAACTCGACCTGGGGCGCGAACCTGCGCTGGCCCGATCAGCTCGCCGACAAGATCAGCCGGGACCTGGGCGTGCTCAACGCCGGGATCAGCGGGAACAGGCTGCTGCTCGACGGTGGCAACTACGGCGTCAACGCGCTCGCCCGGCTCGACCGGGACGTGCTGACGCAGTCCGGCGCGCGGACCGCGATCGTGTTCGAAGGCATCAACGACATCCAGCAGACGCCGCATCAGGCCGATCCGAACAAGATCATCTCGGCGCTGAAACAGATCGCCACCCGGGCGCACGATCGCGGTCTGCGGGTGCTCGGCGCGACGATCACGCCGTGGAAGGGCTGGGGTTCGTACACGCCGCAGCTGGAGGAGACCCGGCAAGCGGTCAACCGGTTCATCCGGACCAGCAGGCTCTTCGACGGGTACATCGACTTCGACGCGGTGATCCGCGATCCCGCCGACCCGCAGCGGATGAAACCCGAGTACGACTCCGGCGATCACCTCCACCCCGGGGACAAGGGCTTCACCGCCATGGCGGACGCCGTCCCGCTGTCGCGGCTGAGGTAGCGAAATAAGTGCTGCGCCAGGCGGTTCCGTGGGGCACGATGAACTGATGGCGATCAGGAATGGCTAGCGGCGAAAGCGGTATCCGAGCGACGGCGCGGCTGGTCCGGTTCGCCGAACACGAAGCCCGCGCGGAGGCGCTCCGTGCTCAGCTGGCGGGCCTGCACGGCACGATCCGGCTGGCGAAGCGGACGTCGAACCTCTTCCGGGCACGGACGACGACCAGCACACCCGGACTGGACGTCTCGGGGTTCACGCACGTCCTCGACGTCGATCCCTTGGCGCGTACGGCCGAGGTCGAGGGCATGGTCACCTACGAGCAACTGGTGGACGCGACCCTGCCCCACGGGCTGATGCCGCTGGTCGTGCCGCAGCTCAAGACGATCACGCTCGGCGGCGCTGTCACCGGCCTCGGCATCGAGTCGTCGTCGTTCCGCAACGGCCTCGTGCACGAGTCGGTGCTGGAGATGGAACTGCTCACCGGCGACGGCCGGATCGTCGTCGCGCGGGCCGACAACGAGCACAGCGACCTGTTCCACGGCTTCCCGAACTCGTACGGCACGCTCGGCTACGCGCTGCGGCTGAAGATCGAGCTGGAACCGGTCAAACCGTACGTGCGGCTCGACCACGTCCGGTACGAAAACACCGAGGAGTACTTCGCGGCGCTGGACGAGGCCTGCCGCACCGGGTCGGCCGACTTCGTGGACGGAACGGTCTTCGGACCGGGCGAGCAGTACTTGACGCTCGGCACGTTCACCACCTCGGCGCCCGCGACCAGCGACTACACCTGGCTCGACATCTACTACAAGTCGATCCGCGAACGCGAGACCGACCACCTGACCGTCCGGGACTACCTGTGGCGCTGGGACACGGACTGGTTCTGGTGCTCGAGGGCGTTCGGCGTCCAAAGCAGGCTCCCCCGGCTGCTGCTGGGCAGGAAGCTGCTGCGGTCGTCGGTCTACTGGAAGCTGGTGGCGCTCGACCGCCGGTTCGGGATCGCCGCGAAAATTCTCAAGCTGCGCCGGCTTCCCCCGGAAGAGACCGTCGTCCAGGACATCGAGGTGCCGCTGTCGCGTGCCGCGGAGTTCCTGGACTTCTTCCGCCGCGAGATCCCGATCAGCCCGGTGTGGATCTGCCCGCTGAAGCAGCGGCCGGGCGGCGCGAACTCGCCGCTGTACGAAATGGAACCCGAAACGCGGTACGTCAACTTCGGCTTCTGGTCCGCGGTCCCCCTGGACCCCGGCGAGGAGCCGGATACGCACAATCGGCTGATCGAGGCCGAAGTGACGCGACTCGGCGGGCGGAAGTCGCTGTACTCAGACAGTTTCTATACCGAAGACGAGTTCTGGCGGCTCTACAACGGTGACGCCTACCGAAAACTGAAGACGGCCTACGACCCCGACGGCCGCTTGCTCGACCTGTACGCGAAATGCGTGCGGCGGCGGTGACCCGGGCCGGAAGAAGAGAGACGAACATGGCTGAGACGACGACCGTCGGGAAGATCTTCGAGCGGTTGCTCGGCCCGAGCGCCGCGGTGTCCATCACCGCTTACGACGGCAGCACGAGCGGTCCGGCGGGCGCACCGGTGTCGATCCACGTGCGGTCACCGCTGGCACTGACGTATCTGATGTCGTCGCCGGGAGACCTCGGTCTCGCCCGCGCGTATGTCGCCGGCGCGCTCGATGTGGACGGTGACCTCTATTCGGCGCTGCGTGCGCTCGTGGCCCAGGTCGATCAGCTCAGTCCAGCCGACCGGCTGTGGCTGCTGCGCAAACTCGGTCCCAAGCATCTGCGCCGCGTCGCCCCGCCCGCCGAGGAACTGCCGAGCCGTCTCAAGCGCGGCCTCGACGGATTGCGGCACTCCAAGACGCGCGACAGCAACGCGATCTCGAACCACTACGACGTCTCGAACCGGTTCTACGAACTGGTGCTGGGCCCGTCGATGGCCTACACCTGTGCCGCGTATCCGTCCGCCGACGCCTCGCTGGAAGAGGCGCAGGCGCACAAATTCGACCTGGTGTGCCGGAAACTCGACCTCCGGCCGGGGATGCGGCTGCTGGACGTCGGCTGCGGCTGGGGCGGGATGGTCGAACACGCCGTCGCGCACTACGGCGTCGAGGCGCTCGGTGTCACCCTTTCGCGCGAACAGGCGCAGTGGGCGCAAAAGGACATCGTGACGAAGGGGCTCGCGGACCGGGCCGAGGTGCGGCACCTCGACTACCGCGACGTCACCGAAACGGGTTTCGACGCGGTGTCGTCGATCGGGCTCACCGAACACATCGGCGCGCGGAACCTCCCGTCGTACTTCCGTTTCCTCGCCGGGAAACTGAAGCCGCGAGGACGCCTGCTGAACCACTGCATCACCAACCCGGACACCTCGGTCGCACACAGTTCGCGCGGGTTCATCGACCGGTATGTGTTCCCCGACGGCGAACTGGAGTCCGTCGGGGAGATCGCCACCGCGATGCACGACAGCGGGCTCGAGGTGCGGCACTCGGAAAACCTGCGCGAGCACTACGCCACCACACTGGGCGCATGGTGCGCCAACCTCGACGCGAACTGGGACGAGGCCGTCGTCGAAGCGGGCGCCGGGCGGAGCCGGGTCTGGGCGCTGTACATGGCCGCGTGCCGCCTCGCCTTCGAGCGGCGGGAGATCGAACTGCACCAGGTGCTCGGGGTGAAGGTCGGTCCGGACGGTGACGCGGGCATGCCCTTGCGCCCGGACTGGGGCGTTTAGCCCCTAGTGGCGAAAGGCTTCGGCGAGCCACCACGAGCCGCCGTCGTCGGCGATCTTGGCGTCGACGACGAGCGGCGCGTCCCGTGGTCCGCCGAGCCATTCCGTGACGGCGGCCAGGTCTTCGACCGAGCGCACGGTGACGCCGTCGCAGCCGAAGCCCCGGCCGATCGCCGCGATATCGGTGTCGGGGAACCGGACCGTGGTCATGTCCGCGGCGCCGAAGTGGTGGATCTCGGCGCCGTACGCGGCGTCGTTGTAGACGACGACCACGAGCGGGATCCGCAGCCGGACAGCGGTTTCCAGCTCCGAGATGGCCATGTGGAACCCGCCGTCGCCGACGCCGAGCACCGGCAGCCTGTCCGGTCTGGCCAGTGCCGCGCCGATCGCCGTCCCCAAGCCGAGGCCGACGCATTGGAACGCCTGGGTGAAACAGAAACCGTTCTCGTCGGGGACGGACAGGTACGCGCTCGGGTAGCCCATGAAGTTGCCGGAGTCGATCGAGACCACACGTTCTTCCGGGAGGATCTCGTCGAGCCGTCGGCTGAGCGTGCGGGGATCGATCCGCCCGTTGCCGGACAGGTCGTCATACGGGACGACGCTCCAGCTCGTCGTGGGGATTCGCGGTCTCTTGGCGCCGTGGCCACGTGTGCCGAGTTCCGCGTGGACGTCGGCGGCGGTGCTGGTGACGTCGCCGACCACGCCGAGGTCGATCGGCCGGTGCGCGCCGAGCGCGGCCTGCTCGACGTCGACCTGGACCAGCCGGGCGTCCGGGCCGAGGAGCGTGCCG contains these protein-coding regions:
- a CDS encoding FAD-binding oxidoreductase, with protein sequence MASGESGIRATARLVRFAEHEARAEALRAQLAGLHGTIRLAKRTSNLFRARTTTSTPGLDVSGFTHVLDVDPLARTAEVEGMVTYEQLVDATLPHGLMPLVVPQLKTITLGGAVTGLGIESSSFRNGLVHESVLEMELLTGDGRIVVARADNEHSDLFHGFPNSYGTLGYALRLKIELEPVKPYVRLDHVRYENTEEYFAALDEACRTGSADFVDGTVFGPGEQYLTLGTFTTSAPATSDYTWLDIYYKSIRERETDHLTVRDYLWRWDTDWFWCSRAFGVQSRLPRLLLGRKLLRSSVYWKLVALDRRFGIAAKILKLRRLPPEETVVQDIEVPLSRAAEFLDFFRREIPISPVWICPLKQRPGGANSPLYEMEPETRYVNFGFWSAVPLDPGEEPDTHNRLIEAEVTRLGGRKSLYSDSFYTEDEFWRLYNGDAYRKLKTAYDPDGRLLDLYAKCVRRR
- a CDS encoding class I SAM-dependent methyltransferase, translated to MAETTTVGKIFERLLGPSAAVSITAYDGSTSGPAGAPVSIHVRSPLALTYLMSSPGDLGLARAYVAGALDVDGDLYSALRALVAQVDQLSPADRLWLLRKLGPKHLRRVAPPAEELPSRLKRGLDGLRHSKTRDSNAISNHYDVSNRFYELVLGPSMAYTCAAYPSADASLEEAQAHKFDLVCRKLDLRPGMRLLDVGCGWGGMVEHAVAHYGVEALGVTLSREQAQWAQKDIVTKGLADRAEVRHLDYRDVTETGFDAVSSIGLTEHIGARNLPSYFRFLAGKLKPRGRLLNHCITNPDTSVAHSSRGFIDRYVFPDGELESVGEIATAMHDSGLEVRHSENLREHYATTLGAWCANLDANWDEAVVEAGAGRSRVWALYMAACRLAFERREIELHQVLGVKVGPDGDAGMPLRPDWGV